The proteins below are encoded in one region of Zootoca vivipara chromosome 10, rZooViv1.1, whole genome shotgun sequence:
- the APPL2 gene encoding DCC-interacting protein 13-beta isoform X2 → MPAVDRLRLEEALQDSPQTRSLLSVFEEDAGTLTEYTNQLLQAMQRVYGAQNEMCLATQQLSKQLLAYEKQNFALGKGDEEVISTLQYFSKVVDELNILHTELAKQLADTMVLPIIQFREKDLTVSTLKDLFSLASNEHDVSMAKYSRLPKKRENEKLKAEVAKEVASARRKQHLSSLQYYCALNALQYRKRIAMLEPMLGYTRSQIKFFKKGAEMFTKKMDSFLSSVSSMVESVQGELDTEAEAMRVSQQDLLSVGESVYTPDFDAASPLINRNLIQKAGYLNLRNKTGLVTTTWDRLYFFTQGGNLMCQPRGAVAGGLIQDLDNCSVMAVDCEDRRYCFQITTPTGKAGITLQAESKKEYEEWICAINNISRQIYLTDNPEAVAIRLNQTAQQAVTPITSFGKKQENQPPSQDVKNVEMQNDWAAPNEPASIPEPTELIAPGTPIQFDIVLPATEFLDQNRGGRRTNPFGESEDDKKEDEADSLLQQMFVVRFLGSMAVRSDHTVEVIYEAMRQVLAARAIHNIFRTTESHLLVTSNDLKLIDPQTQVTRTSFELASVTQFAAHQENKRLIGFVVPISESPGEESMSAYVFESNTEGEKICYAINLGKEIIEARKDPEALAQLMSSVPLTNDGKFVLLNEQSEEDNTVQGDGQEESEA, encoded by the exons AATGAAATGTGCCTGGCAACCCAGCAGCTCTCCAAGCAGCTTCTTGCGTACGAAAAACAG AACTTTGCCCTGGGTAAAGGAGATGAAGAAGTGATATCCACCCTTCAGTACTTTTCAAAAGTTGTGGACGAG CTTAACATTCTGCACACCGAACTGGCCAAGCAGCTCGCAGACACCATGGTTCTCCCCATCATCCAGTTCCGTGAAAAAGACCTTACAG TAAGCACTTTGAAGGATCTCTTCAGCCTTGCCAGCAATG AACATGACGTCTCCATGGCAAAGTACAGCAGGCtacccaaaaagagagagaatgaaaag CTGAAGGCGGAAGTTGCCAAAGAGGTAGCCAGCGCCCGGAGGAAGCAGCATCTCTCGTCGCTACAGTATTACTGTGCCCTTAATGCTTTGCAGTACCGCAAGAGAATCGCCATGCTGGAGCCCATGCTGGGATACACGCGCTCCCAG aTTAAATTTTTTAAGAAGGGAGCCGAGATGTTCACCAAAAAGATGGACAGCTTTCTATCTTCAGTCTCAAGCATGGTTGAAAG TGTACAGGGAGAACTGGACACTGAGGCAGAAGCTATGCGGGTATCTCAGCAAGATCTGCTTTCGGTTGGCGAATCAGTGTACACGCCTGACTTCGACGCAGCGTCGCCTCTCATCAACAGAAACCTGATTCAGAAGGCTGGCTACCTTAACCTTAGAAA CAAAACAGGCCTGGTGACTACAACTTGGGACAGGCTGTACTTCTTCACTCAAGGTGGGAACCTGATGTGCCAGCCCAGGGGAGCCGTCGCCGGGGGACTGATCCAGGATCTGGACAACTGCTCTGTGATGGCAGTCGACTGCGAAGACCGACGTTACTGCTTTCAGATCACCACTCCTACAGGGAAAGC AGGGATAACCCTTCAGGCAGAAAGCAAGAAAGAATATGAGGAG TGGATATGTGCAATCAACAACATCTCTCGGCAGATCTATCTTACTGACAATCCTGAA GCCGTTGCCATCAGGCTGAATCAGACAGCGCAGCAAGCCGTGACGCCAATCACAAGCTTTGGGAAGAAGCAGGAAAATCAACCCCCCAG CCAGGATGTGAAGAATGTGGAGATGCAGAATGACTGGGCAGCCCCAAACGAGCCGGCCAGCATTCCAGAACCCACTGAGTTAATTGCACCTGGAACGCCAATTCAGTTTGACATTGTGCTTCCCGCAACAGAGTTCCTGGATCAGAACAGGGGCGGCAG GCGCACGAACCCATTTGGAGAGTCAGAAGATGACAAGAAAGAGGATGAGGCAG ATTCGCTCTTGCAGCAGATGTTTGTAGTCCGCTTTCTAGGATCGATGGCGGTCAGATCCGACCACACGGTTGAGGTGATCTACGAAGCAATGAGGCAGGTGCTAGCAGCTCGGGCCATCCACAACATTTTCCGTACAACGGAATCCCACCTCTTGGTCACCAGCAACGACTTGAA ATTAATAGATCCGCAAACACAAGTTACGAGGACAAGT TTTGAACTTGCCAGTGTGACACAATTTGCTGCTCATCAAGAAAACAAGAGACTGATTGGGTTTGTGGTTCCCATCTCAGAGTCCCCAGGCGAAGAGTCCATGAGCGCTTATGTATTTGAGAGTAACACCGAAGGCGAAAAG ATCTGTTATGCAATAAACCTCGGGAAAGAAATCATTGAAGCTCGCAAG GATCCGGAAGCACTAGCTCAGTTAATGTCATCTGTGCCACTAACCAATGATGGGAAGTTCGTGCTCTTGAATGAGCAGTCAGAAGAGGACAACACAGTACAGGGAGATGGGCAGGAGGAGTCCGAGGCATAA
- the APPL2 gene encoding DCC-interacting protein 13-beta isoform X1 has translation MPAVDRLRLEEALQDSPQTRSLLSVFEEDAGTLTEYTNQLLQAMQRVYGAQNEMCLATQQLSKQLLAYEKQNFALGKGDEEVISTLQYFSKVVDELNILHTELAKQLADTMVLPIIQFREKDLTEVSTLKDLFSLASNEHDVSMAKYSRLPKKRENEKLKAEVAKEVASARRKQHLSSLQYYCALNALQYRKRIAMLEPMLGYTRSQIKFFKKGAEMFTKKMDSFLSSVSSMVESVQGELDTEAEAMRVSQQDLLSVGESVYTPDFDAASPLINRNLIQKAGYLNLRNKTGLVTTTWDRLYFFTQGGNLMCQPRGAVAGGLIQDLDNCSVMAVDCEDRRYCFQITTPTGKAGITLQAESKKEYEEWICAINNISRQIYLTDNPEAVAIRLNQTAQQAVTPITSFGKKQENQPPSQDVKNVEMQNDWAAPNEPASIPEPTELIAPGTPIQFDIVLPATEFLDQNRGGRRTNPFGESEDDKKEDEADSLLQQMFVVRFLGSMAVRSDHTVEVIYEAMRQVLAARAIHNIFRTTESHLLVTSNDLKLIDPQTQVTRTSFELASVTQFAAHQENKRLIGFVVPISESPGEESMSAYVFESNTEGEKICYAINLGKEIIEARKDPEALAQLMSSVPLTNDGKFVLLNEQSEEDNTVQGDGQEESEA, from the exons AATGAAATGTGCCTGGCAACCCAGCAGCTCTCCAAGCAGCTTCTTGCGTACGAAAAACAG AACTTTGCCCTGGGTAAAGGAGATGAAGAAGTGATATCCACCCTTCAGTACTTTTCAAAAGTTGTGGACGAG CTTAACATTCTGCACACCGAACTGGCCAAGCAGCTCGCAGACACCATGGTTCTCCCCATCATCCAGTTCCGTGAAAAAGACCTTACAG AAGTAAGCACTTTGAAGGATCTCTTCAGCCTTGCCAGCAATG AACATGACGTCTCCATGGCAAAGTACAGCAGGCtacccaaaaagagagagaatgaaaag CTGAAGGCGGAAGTTGCCAAAGAGGTAGCCAGCGCCCGGAGGAAGCAGCATCTCTCGTCGCTACAGTATTACTGTGCCCTTAATGCTTTGCAGTACCGCAAGAGAATCGCCATGCTGGAGCCCATGCTGGGATACACGCGCTCCCAG aTTAAATTTTTTAAGAAGGGAGCCGAGATGTTCACCAAAAAGATGGACAGCTTTCTATCTTCAGTCTCAAGCATGGTTGAAAG TGTACAGGGAGAACTGGACACTGAGGCAGAAGCTATGCGGGTATCTCAGCAAGATCTGCTTTCGGTTGGCGAATCAGTGTACACGCCTGACTTCGACGCAGCGTCGCCTCTCATCAACAGAAACCTGATTCAGAAGGCTGGCTACCTTAACCTTAGAAA CAAAACAGGCCTGGTGACTACAACTTGGGACAGGCTGTACTTCTTCACTCAAGGTGGGAACCTGATGTGCCAGCCCAGGGGAGCCGTCGCCGGGGGACTGATCCAGGATCTGGACAACTGCTCTGTGATGGCAGTCGACTGCGAAGACCGACGTTACTGCTTTCAGATCACCACTCCTACAGGGAAAGC AGGGATAACCCTTCAGGCAGAAAGCAAGAAAGAATATGAGGAG TGGATATGTGCAATCAACAACATCTCTCGGCAGATCTATCTTACTGACAATCCTGAA GCCGTTGCCATCAGGCTGAATCAGACAGCGCAGCAAGCCGTGACGCCAATCACAAGCTTTGGGAAGAAGCAGGAAAATCAACCCCCCAG CCAGGATGTGAAGAATGTGGAGATGCAGAATGACTGGGCAGCCCCAAACGAGCCGGCCAGCATTCCAGAACCCACTGAGTTAATTGCACCTGGAACGCCAATTCAGTTTGACATTGTGCTTCCCGCAACAGAGTTCCTGGATCAGAACAGGGGCGGCAG GCGCACGAACCCATTTGGAGAGTCAGAAGATGACAAGAAAGAGGATGAGGCAG ATTCGCTCTTGCAGCAGATGTTTGTAGTCCGCTTTCTAGGATCGATGGCGGTCAGATCCGACCACACGGTTGAGGTGATCTACGAAGCAATGAGGCAGGTGCTAGCAGCTCGGGCCATCCACAACATTTTCCGTACAACGGAATCCCACCTCTTGGTCACCAGCAACGACTTGAA ATTAATAGATCCGCAAACACAAGTTACGAGGACAAGT TTTGAACTTGCCAGTGTGACACAATTTGCTGCTCATCAAGAAAACAAGAGACTGATTGGGTTTGTGGTTCCCATCTCAGAGTCCCCAGGCGAAGAGTCCATGAGCGCTTATGTATTTGAGAGTAACACCGAAGGCGAAAAG ATCTGTTATGCAATAAACCTCGGGAAAGAAATCATTGAAGCTCGCAAG GATCCGGAAGCACTAGCTCAGTTAATGTCATCTGTGCCACTAACCAATGATGGGAAGTTCGTGCTCTTGAATGAGCAGTCAGAAGAGGACAACACAGTACAGGGAGATGGGCAGGAGGAGTCCGAGGCATAA